One segment of Fusarium oxysporum f. sp. lycopersici 4287 chromosome 15, whole genome shotgun sequence DNA contains the following:
- a CDS encoding hypothetical protein (At least one base has a quality score < 10) — MTSLKLHPDPAPDSTHQRKRRKINNTKSDLDSQYHRIPTPSESSHAGRFASDTKPRKPSNTRHSMPKKRRRPSTEDQEPVHSDGEVDAIEDTPKASSRGLKKKVPSLAHESSTSYGSSSALSGTSSPTKQLRFAATQETGFDEYKFDDYIDQLPPSLQTLHQQLVNIGYGFALIPDTLKPELQSLRGFPDFAFYDPDKQTSQWRIPSPAFVRNLLKRATKCQFGHHSEASWNMEVHRCVLDFAFREANDVSVSDYRYCTTAHIIQEYRPFGTSSRCIDFCICIEPPKPSLEQQKIEEMIRTRPGLSINHTDWGDLCKNPIALSIETKRQVSWEKALLQICTWHSAQWRALRDHVKDIEFLAGIIVQDHDWFFVASTLEEGKSTTYHRLPLGSTYNAFDSYKLLISLQCLRAWINEQYWPAFRSDVLKLPVEE, encoded by the exons ATGACCAGC TTGAAACTACATCCCGATCCAGCTCCCGATTCAACGCATCAGCGAAAGCGCCGCAAGAtaaacaacaccaagtccGACCTTGACAGTCAATATCATCGAATTCCAACACCATCTGAGTCATCTCACGCCGGTCGCTTCGCAAGCGACACGAAACCCCGAAAACCCAGCAATACCCGACATTCAATGCCAAAGAAACGCAGAAGACCATCCACCGAAGACCAAGAACCCGTCCACTCCGACGGAGAAGTTGACGCTATCGAGGATACACCCAAGGCTTCGTCAAGAgggctgaagaagaaagtcCCGAGTTTAGCACACGAgtcatcaacatcatatGGGTCTTCCTCCGCACTCTCTGGCACGTCATCACCCACAAAACAACTTCGATTCGCCGCAACACAAGAGACTGGCTTCGATGAGTACAAATTCGACGACTACATCGATCAATTGCCACCTTCGCTGCAGACATTGCACCAACAGCTCGTAAACATCGGGTACGGATTTGCGCTTATACCTGATACGCTGAAGCCCGAGTTACAAAGCTTGCGTGGCTTTCCAGATTTCGCGTTTTATGATCCTGATAAGCAGACGAGTCAATGGCGGATTCCTTCGCCGGCATTTGTCCGGAATCTCTTGAAGAGGGCGACCAAGTGTCAGTTTGGACATCACAGCGAAGCATCTTGGAACATGGAAGTACATCGTTGTGTTCTTGATTTTGCATTCCGAGAGGCCAATGATGTTTCGGTCAGCGATTACAGATACTGCACTACTGCGCACATCATACAGGAGTACAGGCCATTTGGcacatcatcaagatgcATCGATTTTTGCATCTGTATCGAACCCCCAAAACCGAGTCTTGAGCAGCAGAAGATAGAGGAGATGATCAGGACGCGACCGGGATTATCCATCAACCACACCGATTGGGGAGATTTATGCAAGAACCCCATCGCTCTCTCGATCGAGACTAAGCGTCAGGTCAGTTGGGAGAAGGCATTGCTTCAGATCTGCACCTGGCACTCTGCCCAGTGGCGCGCACTCCGAGACCACGTCAAAGATATCGAGTTTCTCGCTGGTATTATTGTCCAGGACCACGATTGGTTCTTTGTTGCATCTACACTCGAAGAAGGAAAGTCGACAACGTATCATCGGCTCCCCCTTGGTAGTACATATAATGCTTTTGACTCGTACAAATTACTCATCTCGTTGCAATGTCTAAGGGCGTGGATCAACGAGCAATACTGGCCTGCTTTTCGGAGTGATGTTCTTAAGTTACCTGTTGAGGAGTAA
- a CDS encoding hypothetical protein (At least one base has a quality score < 10): MASSTASPPAAPDPFDMGIHTPANLNRGTRAALLQNSPATVNGTIGVLPVPRWMAQTPSSPLVAATASAATEGAARANSSSIFEQQPISIIESANNLAR, from the coding sequence atggcttcgtctacAGCGAGCCCGCCTGCCGCCCCAGACCCCTTCGATATGGGGATCCACACTCCCGCTAATCTAAACCGAGGAACCCGTGCAGCCCTCTTGCAGAACAGCCCTGCGACTGTGAATGGCACCATTGGTGTTTTGCCCGTTCCCAGGTGGATGGCCcagacaccatcctcaccacttGTCGCCGCCACCGCGTCTGCAGCCACGGAAGGAGCTGCGCGCGCTAACTCATCGTCGATCTTTGAACAGCAACCAATCTCTATTATCGAGTCAGCCAATAATCTCGCGCGATAA